A stretch of the Clostridiales bacterium genome encodes the following:
- a CDS encoding kinase to dihydroxyacetone kinase: MLEFKFDTQLLIEGKNLDEDAINDYFTNNFKGDCLLAVGDDELIKIHYHTNEPWKVLEYCSTLGEIYDVVVENMERQEAGLKG; the protein is encoded by the coding sequence ATGCTGGAGTTTAAGTTTGACACACAGCTGCTGATTGAAGGCAAGAACCTGGACGAGGATGCGATCAACGATTATTTCACCAACAACTTCAAGGGCGACTGCCTGCTGGCGGTGGGCGATGATGAGCTGATCAAGATCCACTACCACACCAACGAACCGTGGAAGGTGCTGGAATACTGCTCCACGCTGGGCGAGATTTACGACGTGGTCGTGGAGAACATGGAACGCCAGGAAGCGGGGCTGAAAGGGTGA
- a CDS encoding sugar ABC transporter permease, with the protein MFFPPANPGRISEKINQASSLFTTGVSRGTITNSMGRILRSQWIQDADITLLMIACIVVMVGVIACAAGACMSLGNRKMRRRGLLFPLFGAPVMAAGLLLIHRAYSNMLAHGEEVGKLDTIKILLPDGFTAFCVFAGLLFVSALVAFLATPPEKNPEVRMEMEEKYRLFLMMLPVILLSFIFAYLPIWGWRFAFFDYKPGGAIGADNFVGLKWFASLFTDPATVTDLVRVLRNTLIMSGLGILTSWLPIAFAVLLAEIRSTKFQRTVQTLTTIPNFISWVLVYAIAICIFSTDGFVNSFLTNVLHQTGANTNYLQIADHTWLKMLLWGTWKGVGWSAIVYIAGIAGIDQQLYEAARVDGANRFRCIWHITIPGLVPTYMVMLLMSIAGILSNGMEQYLVFENAMNKDVIEVLDLYVYHIGIGQNQIPLSTVVGISKSLIGVTLLFAANGISRAIRGESII; encoded by the coding sequence ATGTTCTTCCCGCCGGCCAATCCCGGCCGGATCAGCGAGAAGATCAACCAGGCTTCCAGTCTCTTCACCACCGGCGTCAGCCGGGGAACCATCACCAACAGCATGGGCCGGATCCTGCGGTCCCAGTGGATCCAGGATGCGGATATCACACTGCTGATGATTGCCTGCATCGTTGTCATGGTGGGCGTCATCGCCTGCGCTGCCGGAGCCTGCATGAGCCTGGGCAACCGGAAGATGCGCCGCCGGGGCCTGCTGTTTCCGCTCTTCGGCGCGCCGGTCATGGCCGCCGGCCTGCTGCTGATCCACCGGGCGTATTCCAATATGCTCGCCCACGGGGAAGAAGTTGGAAAGCTGGATACCATCAAAATCCTCCTGCCGGACGGCTTCACCGCCTTCTGTGTATTCGCCGGCCTCCTGTTCGTCTCGGCCCTGGTTGCCTTCCTGGCCACCCCGCCGGAGAAGAACCCGGAAGTCCGGATGGAAATGGAGGAAAAGTACCGCCTGTTCCTGATGATGCTCCCGGTCATCCTGCTTTCCTTCATCTTTGCCTACCTGCCCATCTGGGGCTGGCGCTTCGCGTTCTTTGACTACAAGCCCGGCGGCGCCATCGGGGCGGACAACTTCGTCGGCCTGAAGTGGTTCGCTTCGCTCTTCACCGATCCGGCCACCGTCACCGACCTGGTGCGCGTCCTGCGGAATACGCTCATCATGTCCGGCCTGGGCATCCTCACCTCGTGGCTGCCCATCGCCTTCGCCGTGCTGCTGGCGGAAATCCGTTCCACCAAATTCCAGCGGACCGTGCAGACGCTGACCACCATCCCCAATTTCATCTCCTGGGTCCTGGTCTACGCCATCGCGATCTGTATCTTCTCCACGGACGGATTTGTCAACAGCTTCCTCACCAATGTGCTGCACCAGACCGGTGCGAACACCAACTACCTGCAGATCGCGGACCACACCTGGCTGAAGATGCTCCTCTGGGGCACCTGGAAGGGAGTCGGCTGGAGCGCGATCGTCTATATCGCGGGCATCGCCGGTATCGACCAGCAGCTCTATGAAGCCGCCCGCGTGGACGGTGCGAACCGTTTCCGCTGCATCTGGCATATCACGATTCCCGGCCTGGTCCCGACCTATATGGTCATGCTCCTCATGAGCATCGCGGGCATCCTGTCCAACGGTATGGAGCAGTACCTGGTCTTTGAAAACGCGATGAACAAGGATGTCATCGAGGTCCTGGACCTGTATGTATACCATATCGGTATCGGGCAGAACCAGATCCCGCTGTCCACGGTCGTCGGAATCTCCAAGTCCCTCATCGGTGTAACACTGCTCTTCGCCGCCAACGGAATCTCCCGGGCTATCCGCGGCGAAAGCATCATATAA
- a CDS encoding LexA family transcriptional regulator, with product MSRLGDLIRTERIRQKMTPKQVARKCGVSESYLVAVEAGTRIIADDQARRILKAIGLKQQTEAEFTLDDIAATVDLAQVQPRLAEAVKKPPKKEAELAASSEDEGVAGSVWLDALQSVLKRVPVMNAVMKPVAYRLVPVENGRIEGANPDKVFFYLAPDDSMRGFRIHKGDIVLTVPAQSPVDGAIMLMNYKEHRYLRKVKVLDDRQVLLQSYDREYEAETVPISEIGFLSRAVQVTFELQA from the coding sequence GTGAGCCGACTGGGAGACCTGATCCGCACGGAGCGGATCCGCCAGAAGATGACCCCGAAGCAGGTAGCCCGCAAATGCGGCGTCAGCGAAAGTTACCTGGTGGCGGTGGAAGCCGGTACGCGGATTATCGCGGATGATCAGGCCCGCCGGATCCTGAAGGCGATCGGGCTGAAGCAGCAGACGGAAGCGGAATTCACGCTGGATGATATTGCGGCGACCGTGGACCTGGCGCAGGTGCAGCCCCGGCTTGCGGAAGCGGTGAAGAAGCCGCCGAAGAAGGAAGCCGAACTGGCCGCCTCCTCGGAGGATGAGGGCGTGGCCGGCAGCGTATGGCTGGACGCCCTGCAGAGCGTGCTGAAGCGCGTGCCGGTGATGAACGCGGTGATGAAGCCGGTGGCATACCGGCTGGTGCCCGTGGAAAACGGCCGCATCGAAGGCGCGAACCCGGACAAAGTATTCTTCTACCTGGCGCCGGATGACAGCATGCGCGGATTCCGGATCCACAAGGGCGACATCGTGCTGACCGTACCGGCGCAGAGCCCGGTGGACGGCGCGATCATGCTGATGAATTACAAGGAGCACCGGTACCTGCGGAAGGTGAAGGTGCTGGATGACCGGCAGGTACTGCTGCAGAGCTATGACCGGGAATACGAGGCGGAGACCGTTCCGATCAGCGAGATCGGATTCCTCTCCCGCGCCGTACAGGTGACTTTCGAGCTGCAGGCCTGA
- a CDS encoding glycoside hydrolase family 5 protein has translation MRTFLMILCAAMSLLLVLCGCAAAEEAPENAIEMSRRMGNGINLGNTMEACNNGKYSSMNLQPPSFYEIYWGQPITTPEMLQGMKACGFDTIRIPVAWMTNATHLAQGDYTISEAYMDRVEEIVNYALDAGMIVIINDHWDGGWWGMFGSDTEETRNLAMEAYTGMWKQLSERFGKYDWRLVFESANEELGARFDEDSPLYCDDSIAHTMPDDQRYALTNKVNQVFVDTVRASGGNNADRFLLIAGFGTDIDRTSDTRFQMPQDSADGRLLLSVHYYGPWSYCGATSAKGATLWGKKKDFEEMYSILSRLKKFTSAGYGIVIGEYGALTGSDGIMKKNAPAYHEAFLNCCDALDLASCLWDCSGFFVRRELRIPEEEMAAVYAGRNAASEAGRDYSEIAAAGKAAFDAMVAAAPDSLVENALNVTPDSCVAWIMFSGGDWAASYSVGDIYTPDSITPGIVPTDVEITGPGEYTVALDFTGTDKGYASNTAFSAIGISNGEQKFPGYCIYFTEVIVNGEPLKLKGRNYTCSDDGKCTRSNLYNEWVDIKNARSGARVLYGDLTGISATVLDREAPAMQQIRTLEITFRYEPRK, from the coding sequence ATGAGAACCTTTTTGATGATCCTGTGCGCCGCGATGTCGCTGCTCCTGGTCCTCTGCGGCTGTGCCGCCGCGGAAGAAGCGCCGGAAAACGCCATTGAAATGAGCCGGCGGATGGGCAACGGCATCAACCTGGGAAACACGATGGAGGCCTGCAACAACGGGAAATACAGTTCCATGAACCTGCAGCCCCCGTCCTTTTATGAAATTTACTGGGGCCAGCCGATCACCACACCCGAAATGCTGCAGGGCATGAAGGCCTGCGGCTTTGATACCATCCGGATCCCCGTGGCCTGGATGACCAACGCCACCCACCTGGCCCAGGGGGACTACACCATCTCGGAAGCCTATATGGACCGGGTGGAGGAAATCGTGAACTACGCGCTGGACGCCGGCATGATCGTCATCATCAACGATCACTGGGACGGCGGCTGGTGGGGCATGTTCGGCTCCGATACCGAAGAAACCCGGAACCTGGCCATGGAAGCCTATACCGGCATGTGGAAACAGCTGTCCGAGCGCTTCGGCAAATACGACTGGCGCCTGGTTTTTGAAAGCGCAAACGAGGAGCTGGGCGCCCGGTTCGACGAGGACTCCCCGCTGTACTGCGATGACTCGATTGCCCATACCATGCCGGATGACCAGCGGTATGCGCTCACCAACAAGGTCAACCAGGTTTTCGTGGATACCGTACGCGCCTCCGGCGGAAATAATGCGGACCGCTTCCTGCTTATCGCGGGATTCGGCACGGATATCGACCGTACGTCCGACACCCGCTTTCAGATGCCGCAGGATTCCGCGGACGGCCGGCTGCTGCTCTCCGTGCATTATTACGGCCCCTGGAGCTACTGCGGCGCCACTTCGGCCAAGGGCGCGACCCTGTGGGGAAAGAAGAAGGATTTCGAAGAAATGTATTCCATCCTCAGCCGCCTGAAGAAGTTCACGTCGGCCGGCTATGGAATCGTCATCGGTGAATACGGCGCGCTGACGGGCAGCGATGGCATCATGAAGAAGAACGCCCCGGCCTATCACGAAGCGTTCCTCAACTGCTGCGATGCCCTGGACCTGGCCAGCTGCCTGTGGGACTGCAGCGGGTTCTTTGTCCGCCGGGAACTCCGGATTCCCGAGGAAGAGATGGCGGCGGTCTATGCCGGCCGGAACGCGGCATCCGAAGCCGGCCGGGATTACAGCGAAATCGCCGCGGCGGGAAAAGCCGCCTTTGACGCGATGGTCGCGGCCGCCCCGGATTCCCTCGTCGAAAACGCTCTGAACGTCACCCCGGACAGCTGTGTCGCCTGGATCATGTTCAGCGGCGGCGACTGGGCAGCCAGCTACAGCGTGGGCGATATCTATACGCCGGATTCTATCACCCCCGGTATCGTTCCAACGGACGTGGAAATCACCGGCCCCGGTGAATATACCGTCGCGCTGGATTTTACCGGCACGGACAAGGGATACGCTTCCAATACCGCCTTCTCCGCGATCGGTATCTCCAACGGGGAGCAGAAGTTCCCGGGCTACTGCATTTACTTCACGGAAGTCATCGTCAACGGGGAGCCCCTGAAGCTGAAAGGGCGCAACTATACCTGCTCCGATGACGGAAAGTGCACCCGCAGTAACCTGTACAACGAATGGGTGGACATCAAAAACGCCCGGAGCGGCGCGCGTGTCCTCTACGGGGACCTCACCGGCATCTCCGCCACGGTCCTGGACCGGGAAGCGCCGGCCATGCAGCAGATCCGAACCCTGGAGATCACCTTCCGCTACGAACCCCGGAAATAA
- a CDS encoding extracellular solute-binding protein, with the protein MKKWLALILAAMMALAVLGGAFADAEDDAYARLEEVGVYDGEPITLNVYSQLANYSGLQGHWSADLLLDKYNVRINIIPDSDGTYATRMESGNLGDIVVWGADGDQYQAAVAQGLLLDWEEDGLAEEYAPYIWENYQTALEANRAKNSDGKIHGFGHNVALKAGSHENFFYTWDIRWDLYQQLGCPPVKNLDELADLFVKMKEICPVDENGNETYAISIWPDWDGNMVMYVKALATAYYGWDEFELGLINTETGEFQGCLQPDGMYIEMLRFFNKLFRAGLLDPNSASQTYTTMGEKVKAGGTFWSIFNYAGSLIFNTPEHLEAGKYMYTFVPEEATPISYGLSLSGGNRIWSIGADAEYPEVCLAVINWLATPEGALTMLYGPKGLTWDYNEEGGTYFTALGRKTNNDPSFDMSGTTVIGPRTGTAYPQTGTYNDGALQINNSTLTASQQNPDSKLQETLDKAGWVSVLTDDIYPIQQAWCDWAGAADTQQYLENHPYKVMLDKGTYAPATRDGALDVKWSQIQTAVVTWSWRAIYAANDGAFDGMIQQMINQANGYGYADCVAWCEEQAALCWAAQQAQAAAAE; encoded by the coding sequence ATGAAAAAATGGTTGGCACTGATCCTGGCCGCCATGATGGCGCTGGCCGTCCTGGGCGGAGCCTTCGCGGACGCAGAAGACGACGCGTATGCCCGCCTGGAGGAAGTCGGCGTCTATGACGGCGAACCGATCACTCTCAATGTCTACAGCCAGCTGGCGAACTATTCCGGACTCCAGGGTCACTGGAGCGCGGACCTCCTGCTGGACAAGTACAATGTACGCATCAATATCATCCCCGATTCCGACGGAACCTACGCCACCCGTATGGAAAGCGGCAACCTGGGCGATATCGTCGTCTGGGGCGCGGACGGGGACCAGTACCAGGCCGCCGTGGCCCAGGGCCTGCTCCTGGACTGGGAAGAGGACGGACTGGCGGAAGAATACGCTCCCTATATCTGGGAAAACTACCAGACCGCGCTGGAGGCCAACCGGGCCAAGAACAGCGACGGGAAAATCCACGGTTTCGGCCACAATGTCGCGCTGAAAGCCGGCAGCCATGAAAATTTCTTCTACACCTGGGATATCCGCTGGGATCTGTACCAGCAGCTGGGATGCCCGCCCGTAAAGAACCTGGATGAGCTGGCGGACCTCTTCGTGAAGATGAAGGAAATCTGCCCCGTTGACGAGAACGGAAATGAGACGTATGCCATCTCCATCTGGCCGGACTGGGACGGCAACATGGTCATGTACGTCAAGGCCCTGGCTACCGCCTACTATGGCTGGGATGAATTCGAACTGGGCCTGATCAATACGGAAACCGGCGAGTTCCAGGGCTGCCTGCAGCCGGACGGCATGTACATTGAGATGCTGCGCTTCTTCAACAAGCTGTTCCGCGCCGGGCTGCTGGATCCGAACTCTGCCAGCCAGACCTATACCACCATGGGTGAAAAGGTCAAGGCCGGCGGCACCTTCTGGTCCATCTTCAATTATGCGGGTTCCCTGATCTTCAACACCCCCGAGCACCTGGAAGCGGGCAAGTATATGTACACCTTTGTCCCGGAAGAGGCGACCCCCATTTCCTACGGCCTGTCCCTCTCCGGCGGCAACCGCATCTGGAGCATCGGCGCGGACGCGGAATACCCGGAAGTATGCCTGGCCGTCATCAACTGGCTGGCCACGCCGGAAGGCGCCCTCACCATGCTGTATGGTCCGAAAGGCCTGACCTGGGATTACAATGAAGAAGGCGGAACGTATTTCACTGCGCTGGGCCGCAAAACCAACAACGATCCCTCCTTTGACATGTCCGGCACCACCGTTATCGGACCGCGGACCGGAACCGCCTATCCGCAGACCGGCACCTACAATGACGGCGCGCTGCAGATCAACAACTCCACGCTGACCGCAAGCCAGCAGAACCCGGACAGCAAGCTGCAGGAAACCCTGGACAAGGCCGGCTGGGTCAGCGTCCTGACCGATGACATATACCCGATCCAGCAGGCATGGTGCGACTGGGCCGGCGCGGCCGACACCCAGCAGTACCTGGAAAACCATCCCTACAAGGTCATGCTGGATAAAGGCACCTATGCCCCGGCCACCCGGGACGGCGCGCTGGACGTAAAATGGAGCCAGATCCAGACGGCCGTCGTCACCTGGTCCTGGCGCGCGATCTATGCCGCCAACGATGGCGCGTTTGACGGTATGATCCAGCAGATGATCAATCAGGCCAACGGCTACGGCTACGCGGACTGTGTCGCCTGGTGCGAAGAGCAGGCAGCGCTGTGCTGGGCTGCCCAGCAGGCGCAGGCTGCCGCCGCGGAATAA
- a CDS encoding DUF1015 domain-containing protein — protein MAFERIGIRPAEILLPAPSVNPETWACIACDQYTSEPEYWQKAYETAGDAPSALRLILPEYDLKHGEERIPAIHAAMADYLAKGLLVPAVENGFVLCERSVPGGSRLGLVCTVDLEQYSFEKGSLPLIRPTEQTIASRLPPRLVIRRGAPVELTHIMILIDDPDRTVLEPLRAQEDSLRKLYDFDLMMNGGHLRGWAVEGEAGLGHVDSSLNALLDTLGENPLLLAVGDGNHSLATAKAYWNEIRETLPKADRENHPARYALCEIVNIHDTALLFEPIHRVLTGVKPVEVLAAWRDYAAARGMTLTSGGEGHTFTVVSAGGEAQVVVGNPEGAIPCETVQKFLDDFLAAHPEAEIDFIHGEQSLRTLAGAEGAMGFLLPEIDKNTFFGDVERLGVLPRKTFSMGEADEKRYYMEAKRI, from the coding sequence ATGGCTTTTGAACGTATCGGAATCCGCCCGGCGGAAATCCTGCTGCCGGCGCCCTCCGTAAATCCGGAAACCTGGGCCTGCATCGCCTGCGACCAGTACACCTCCGAACCGGAATACTGGCAGAAGGCGTATGAAACGGCAGGGGATGCCCCCTCCGCCCTGCGGCTGATCCTCCCGGAATATGACCTGAAACACGGGGAAGAACGGATCCCCGCCATCCACGCCGCCATGGCGGACTACCTGGCCAAAGGCCTTCTGGTCCCCGCAGTGGAAAACGGTTTTGTACTGTGCGAGCGCTCCGTACCCGGCGGCAGCCGCCTGGGCCTGGTCTGCACGGTAGACCTGGAGCAGTATTCCTTTGAAAAAGGCTCCCTGCCGCTCATCCGGCCGACGGAGCAGACCATCGCGTCCCGCCTGCCCCCGCGGCTGGTCATCCGCCGCGGCGCGCCGGTGGAGCTCACGCATATCATGATCCTGATCGACGATCCGGACCGTACGGTGCTGGAGCCCCTGCGCGCGCAGGAGGATTCCCTGCGGAAGCTCTACGATTTCGACCTCATGATGAACGGCGGCCATCTGCGCGGCTGGGCCGTGGAAGGCGAAGCCGGCCTCGGCCATGTGGATTCCAGCCTGAACGCCCTGCTGGATACCCTGGGCGAAAACCCGCTGCTGCTGGCAGTCGGAGACGGCAACCACAGCCTCGCCACCGCCAAGGCCTACTGGAATGAAATCCGGGAGACCCTGCCGAAAGCGGATCGGGAAAACCATCCCGCCCGGTATGCCCTGTGCGAAATCGTCAATATCCATGATACCGCCCTGCTCTTTGAGCCGATCCACCGGGTGCTCACCGGGGTCAAACCCGTGGAAGTGCTCGCCGCCTGGCGGGATTATGCCGCCGCCCGCGGCATGACGCTGACCTCCGGCGGCGAAGGCCATACGTTTACCGTGGTTTCCGCAGGCGGTGAAGCTCAGGTGGTAGTAGGGAATCCCGAAGGCGCAATCCCCTGCGAAACCGTCCAGAAGTTCCTGGATGATTTCCTGGCCGCCCATCCCGAAGCGGAAATCGACTTCATCCACGGCGAGCAGTCCCTGCGGACGCTCGCGGGTGCGGAAGGCGCCATGGGCTTCCTCCTCCCGGAAATCGACAAGAATACCTTCTTCGGCGATGTGGAGCGCCTCGGCGTCCTGCCCCGGAAAACCTTCTCCATGGGCGAAGCCGACGAAAAGCGGTATTATATGGAAGCCAAGCGGATCTGA
- a CDS encoding carbohydrate ABC transporter permease, with protein sequence MHIRRTAGDRIFETSVIILFVLFTFICIFPFYYLLINTISDNDLVTSGRVNFFPMLKDAAGNGVFGAHFNNYTALRNVQDLGSSVLVTVARTILGTALMVITSAWAGYLVTKQKMWKRSFWYRFLVVTMYFNAGLIPWYMNMLMMGLTDNFLAYIIPSMVAPYNIILVKTYIESIPSSLEESAVIDGASTLTVWRKIIVPLSIPILATIAIFGAVGNWNSFQDSLLLMNNRPDLYTLQHRLYIYLNSSSNLGAMMSQGGNISEQAAASMLNQRVIQYTVSMVSIIPILLVYPFMQRYFVKGIMLGAVKG encoded by the coding sequence ATGCACATCCGGCGCACCGCCGGCGACAGGATTTTCGAAACCTCCGTGATCATCCTGTTCGTGCTGTTTACGTTTATCTGCATATTCCCGTTCTACTATCTGCTGATCAACACGATCTCGGATAACGACCTGGTTACCAGCGGACGGGTGAACTTCTTCCCGATGCTGAAGGACGCGGCCGGGAACGGCGTGTTCGGCGCTCATTTCAACAACTACACCGCGCTCCGTAATGTGCAGGACCTGGGCTCCAGCGTGCTGGTCACCGTCGCGCGCACCATTCTCGGCACCGCGCTGATGGTGATTACTTCCGCCTGGGCCGGCTACCTGGTCACCAAGCAGAAGATGTGGAAGCGCTCCTTCTGGTACCGCTTCCTGGTCGTCACGATGTATTTCAACGCGGGCCTCATCCCGTGGTATATGAACATGCTGATGATGGGCCTCACGGACAACTTCCTGGCCTATATCATCCCCAGCATGGTGGCGCCCTACAACATCATCCTGGTCAAAACCTACATCGAATCCATCCCGTCTTCGCTGGAGGAAAGCGCGGTTATCGACGGCGCGTCCACCCTCACGGTCTGGCGGAAAATCATTGTCCCGCTGAGCATTCCGATCCTCGCGACCATCGCGATCTTCGGCGCGGTCGGCAACTGGAACTCCTTCCAGGATTCCCTGCTGCTGATGAACAACCGTCCGGACCTGTATACCCTGCAGCACCGGCTGTATATCTACCTCAATTCTTCCAGCAACCTCGGCGCGATGATGAGCCAGGGTGGAAACATCAGTGAGCAGGCTGCTGCCAGCATGCTGAACCAGCGGGTTATCCAGTACACGGTTTCCATGGTATCCATCATCCCGATCCTGCTGGTATACCCCTTCATGCAGCGGTATTTTGTCAAGGGTATCATGCTTGGGGCGGTAAAAGGATGA
- the polA gene encoding DNA polymerase I: protein MKDTFLLVDGNSLMHRAFHALPLMDADGVYTNAVYGFLSMLLKVIREENVQYAAVCFDEHGPTFRHTVYAEYKAGRAATPPELRQQFDTIHSLLDDMGIRRYSLQGWEADDLLGTLSLKGADAGAAPLVLTGDRDALQLVGGGTELMFTRKGISETIRFTPEKVYEEYGFTPAQVTDWKGLAGDSSDNIPGVPGVGDKTAVKLLQEYGTLENVLNNAGNVKGKLGEKLATWAEQARFSKQLATIRRDAPVEFRLSDCQLPDLKKGIPALQKLKLNSIIKRLETDGEGGAAAQGGTGEARPAMAMLQFRAADTPDSPEAIRAWLEKAAGEEGALCLWMDDLTVSMAKESGARAVITLGGDLLNPGMDPGEVLGLLAEEIRKGTAVVHDGKTWLRRLDRAGLPLPETFGWDTMLAAYLLNPQEKSYRMKALCPDLPEDAATLCSLQAWQRAQVEADGMMPLMRDVEMPLSFVLFRMEKAGFSVDTAFLRELGKKYAAEIDRRRNEVIAASGGEAFNLNSPQQLGEVLFEKMGLPHGKKTSKGYSTSAEVLESLRWDAPDVIEPLLRYRQLAKLNGTYVEGLLPLVDAGGRVHSTFDQTATATGRISSSEPNLQNIPVRTEEGREIREAFLPREGWILLDADYSQIELRLMAHFSGDPALLEAFRNGEDIHTRTASEIFDVPKDWVTPELRSRAKAVNFGLIYGISGFGLSRNTGVSRREAAEFIEKYFRKYPGVKRFMDEFAAEGVKNGYARTLMGRRRYLPELQSPKAPVREFGKRAAMNTPVQGTAADIIKLAMVRVDKALREAGMQSRLILQVHDELLLECPPEEAEQAAGLLREAMEGAMELRVPLVAEVHQGKNWAEAK, encoded by the coding sequence ATGAAAGATACATTCCTGCTGGTGGACGGAAACAGCCTGATGCACCGGGCATTCCACGCACTGCCCCTGATGGACGCGGACGGGGTATATACCAACGCGGTTTACGGCTTCCTGAGCATGCTGCTGAAGGTGATCCGCGAGGAGAACGTGCAGTATGCCGCCGTATGCTTCGACGAGCACGGACCGACCTTCCGCCACACGGTATACGCGGAATACAAGGCCGGGCGGGCCGCCACGCCGCCGGAACTTCGGCAGCAGTTTGATACGATCCATTCCCTGCTGGACGATATGGGCATCCGCCGGTATTCCCTGCAGGGCTGGGAGGCGGACGACCTGCTGGGTACGCTGAGCCTGAAGGGCGCGGATGCCGGCGCGGCGCCGCTGGTGCTGACCGGCGACCGGGACGCGCTGCAGCTGGTGGGCGGCGGAACGGAACTGATGTTTACCCGGAAGGGCATCTCCGAGACGATCCGCTTTACGCCGGAAAAGGTATATGAGGAATACGGGTTTACCCCCGCGCAGGTGACGGACTGGAAGGGCCTGGCCGGGGACTCCAGCGATAATATCCCCGGGGTTCCGGGCGTCGGCGACAAGACGGCGGTGAAGCTGCTGCAGGAATACGGCACGCTGGAAAATGTGCTGAACAACGCCGGAAACGTCAAGGGAAAGTTGGGCGAAAAGCTGGCAACCTGGGCGGAACAGGCCCGGTTTTCCAAGCAGCTGGCGACGATCCGGCGGGACGCGCCGGTGGAATTCCGGCTTTCGGACTGCCAGCTGCCGGACCTGAAAAAAGGCATTCCGGCGCTGCAGAAGCTGAAACTGAACAGCATTATCAAGCGCCTGGAAACGGACGGCGAAGGCGGCGCGGCGGCCCAGGGCGGAACGGGTGAAGCCCGCCCCGCGATGGCCATGCTGCAGTTCCGCGCGGCGGACACCCCGGACAGCCCGGAGGCCATCCGCGCGTGGCTGGAAAAGGCCGCCGGCGAAGAAGGCGCGCTGTGCCTGTGGATGGATGACCTGACGGTTTCCATGGCGAAGGAAAGCGGCGCGCGGGCGGTGATCACACTCGGCGGCGACCTGCTGAATCCCGGCATGGATCCGGGCGAGGTGCTGGGCCTGCTGGCGGAGGAAATCCGCAAAGGCACCGCCGTGGTGCACGACGGAAAGACCTGGCTGCGGCGGCTGGACCGGGCGGGCCTTCCCCTGCCGGAAACCTTTGGCTGGGATACGATGCTGGCAGCCTACCTGCTGAACCCGCAGGAAAAGAGCTACCGCATGAAGGCGCTGTGCCCGGACCTGCCGGAGGACGCGGCCACGCTGTGCTCCCTGCAGGCGTGGCAGCGCGCCCAGGTGGAAGCGGACGGCATGATGCCCCTGATGCGGGATGTGGAGATGCCGCTGAGCTTTGTGCTGTTCCGGATGGAAAAAGCCGGTTTCTCGGTGGATACCGCGTTCCTGCGGGAGCTGGGAAAGAAATACGCCGCGGAAATTGACCGGCGGCGGAATGAAGTGATTGCGGCCTCCGGCGGCGAGGCGTTCAACCTGAACAGCCCGCAGCAGCTGGGCGAAGTACTGTTTGAAAAGATGGGTCTTCCCCACGGGAAAAAGACCAGCAAGGGCTATTCCACTTCGGCGGAGGTACTGGAAAGCCTGCGGTGGGACGCGCCGGACGTGATTGAGCCGCTGCTGCGGTATCGCCAGCTGGCGAAACTGAACGGCACCTATGTCGAAGGCCTGCTGCCCCTGGTGGACGCGGGAGGCCGGGTGCATTCCACATTTGACCAGACGGCGACAGCTACCGGGCGGATTTCCTCCTCGGAACCGAACCTGCAGAACATTCCGGTGCGCACGGAGGAGGGGCGGGAAATCCGCGAGGCGTTCCTCCCCCGGGAGGGATGGATCCTGCTGGACGCCGACTACAGCCAGATTGAGCTGCGCCTGATGGCGCATTTCTCCGGCGATCCGGCGCTGCTGGAGGCCTTCCGCAACGGCGAGGACATCCATACGCGCACGGCATCGGAAATCTTCGACGTGCCGAAGGACTGGGTGACGCCGGAGCTGCGCAGCCGCGCAAAGGCGGTGAACTTTGGCCTGATCTACGGCATCAGCGGCTTCGGCCTGAGCCGGAATACCGGCGTGAGCCGCCGGGAAGCCGCGGAATTCATTGAGAAATACTTCCGGAAATACCCCGGGGTGAAGCGGTTCATGGATGAATTCGCGGCGGAAGGCGTGAAGAACGGGTATGCCCGCACGCTGATGGGCCGGAGGCGGTACCTGCCGGAGCTGCAGTCCCCGAAGGCGCCGGTGCGCGAATTCGGAAAACGGGCGGCGATGAACACGCCGGTGCAGGGAACCGCGGCGGATATCATCAAGCTGGCGATGGTGCGGGTGGACAAGGCGCTGCGGGAAGCCGGGATGCAGAGCCGGCTGATCCTGCAGGTGCACGATGAGCTGCTGCTGGAATGCCCGCCGGAGGAAGCGGAACAGGCTGCCGGACTGCTGCGGGAAGCGATGGAAGGCGCGATGGAGCTGCGGGTTCCGCTGGTGGCGGAGGTTCACCAGGGGAAGAACTGGGCCGAGGCGAAGTGA